The following coding sequences are from one Virgibacillus necropolis window:
- a CDS encoding BCCT family transporter encodes MLKRNSVFSISLSLSILFVVIGVVFNDWLGQKASAFLDFAVTYFNWFYLLVGTILVFICLYLMFSKYGNIRLGKDADKPAYSTFSWITMLFSAGMGVGLVFWGVAEPVMHYTTPPYGEGSTGEAASVAMKYTFFHWGLHPWALYGIVALGLAYFHFRKDLPFSISSLFRPLLGDRINGPIGKTIDILSVFITAVGVASTFGLSTLQITSGMNSQWGVPNTLTLQLLVIGVATLLFIISSWSGISRGIKYLSNFNMLILTLLTLSVLIIGPTKQIFEMLISSTGSYFGSILPMSLRMEPFNNEANNWIGAWTVFYWAWWTTWAPFVGSFIARISKGRTIKEFVLGVLLVPSFISFIWFSVLGGSAIHLIHDLGNSKLAESINANVDGALFAFLSNIPFGSLLSILALILIFSFFITSADSATFVLGMLSSNGDLNPSNKVKIAWGIITAGSAIVFLLAGGLDAVKTISIVVASPFTIISIFISWALIKALRKEFKAEIKQTSNTEKSPQDQDIAQ; translated from the coding sequence TTGCTAAAGCGAAATAGCGTTTTTAGTATTTCTTTATCACTTAGTATTTTGTTCGTAGTTATCGGTGTTGTCTTTAATGATTGGTTAGGTCAGAAAGCATCCGCCTTTCTGGACTTCGCGGTTACTTACTTTAACTGGTTTTATCTACTTGTCGGAACTATCTTAGTATTTATTTGTCTGTATTTAATGTTTTCAAAATATGGAAACATCCGTTTAGGAAAAGATGCAGATAAACCCGCTTATAGCACCTTTTCATGGATTACCATGCTATTTAGTGCAGGAATGGGAGTCGGGTTGGTGTTTTGGGGGGTTGCTGAACCTGTCATGCACTATACAACACCACCTTATGGAGAGGGATCAACAGGGGAAGCCGCCTCCGTAGCTATGAAATATACTTTTTTTCATTGGGGTTTGCATCCCTGGGCACTTTACGGAATAGTAGCTTTGGGATTAGCATATTTCCATTTTCGCAAAGACCTTCCATTTTCCATTAGCTCCTTGTTCCGCCCACTGTTAGGTGATAGAATTAATGGCCCTATCGGTAAAACAATTGATATTCTTTCCGTATTTATTACCGCTGTAGGTGTTGCTAGTACGTTTGGACTAAGTACGTTACAAATTACTAGCGGAATGAATTCGCAATGGGGAGTTCCAAATACATTAACTTTGCAATTACTGGTTATAGGAGTTGCAACTTTACTATTTATTATTTCTTCGTGGTCAGGTATAAGTCGGGGTATTAAATATTTATCTAACTTTAACATGCTAATATTAACCTTACTAACCCTTTCCGTGCTAATCATTGGGCCTACTAAACAAATTTTTGAAATGCTAATATCTTCAACTGGAAGCTACTTTGGTAGTATTTTGCCTATGAGCCTTCGAATGGAACCTTTTAATAATGAAGCTAATAATTGGATAGGTGCATGGACAGTATTTTACTGGGCTTGGTGGACCACATGGGCTCCTTTTGTAGGCTCATTTATTGCAAGGATTTCAAAAGGCAGAACCATTAAGGAATTTGTTTTAGGTGTTTTATTAGTACCTTCTTTCATATCCTTTATTTGGTTTTCGGTCCTCGGGGGCAGCGCCATTCATTTAATTCATGATTTAGGTAATAGCAAATTGGCGGAGAGTATAAACGCGAATGTGGATGGAGCCCTCTTTGCTTTCTTAAGTAATATTCCTTTCGGCTCTTTGTTAAGTATACTGGCTCTCATTCTAATTTTCTCATTCTTTATTACATCAGCTGACTCAGCCACATTTGTATTAGGAATGTTAAGCAGTAATGGAGACCTTAATCCATCAAACAAAGTCAAAATAGCATGGGGAATTATTACTGCCGGATCAGCAATAGTTTTTTTATTAGCAGGTGGACTGGATGCAGTAAAAACCATATCAATTGTTGTAGCCAGTCCCTTTACGATAATATCCATTTTTATAAGCTGGGCGCTAATTAAAGCATTAAGGAAAGAATTTAAAGCGGAAATTAAACAAACCAGTAACACAGAAAAAAGCCCGCAAGATCAAGATATAGCTCAATAA
- a CDS encoding ornithine cyclodeaminase family protein: MSNSKEVNVLWLSQEECIESGAKDMDMILEYVEKVNLWLAEDKVVEPELLHLLWEEGNYSGQRIGVHAALIRSEEMRVAAVKGIPSNPMNPIQRQTPRSNGMIILYNEETGYPFSVMDDTIVSALRTGASSALGAKYCARPDSEILGLVGCGVIQNAHIEATSKVMKNIKTVRLYDVSEERAEKFAAKWKHLGYKFEICSDVEAAVAQSDIVYTATNVNLGNEYIPKEWIKKGSFHSGVSMWDHKNEAILEGFNKYCMDYKLRLKDDKYPLSELTKSGQLDQNDIIELGEVIKGDKICRENEDDSIFFVTLGICATDTANSYRIYQNAKERGLGTGVKLWSEPAM; the protein is encoded by the coding sequence ATGAGTAATTCTAAAGAAGTAAACGTTTTATGGTTGTCTCAAGAGGAGTGTATCGAAAGCGGCGCAAAAGATATGGATATGATTCTCGAATATGTAGAAAAAGTAAATTTATGGTTGGCAGAAGATAAAGTGGTCGAACCGGAATTATTACATCTGTTATGGGAGGAAGGAAACTATTCTGGTCAGAGAATCGGTGTTCATGCTGCTCTTATTCGTTCTGAGGAAATGCGAGTTGCTGCAGTGAAAGGGATACCAAGTAATCCGATGAACCCAATACAAAGACAGACACCAAGATCAAACGGAATGATTATTCTTTATAACGAAGAAACGGGATATCCTTTTTCTGTAATGGATGACACTATTGTAAGCGCTTTACGTACCGGGGCTTCAAGTGCTTTGGGTGCAAAGTATTGTGCTCGCCCGGATTCAGAGATTCTCGGGTTGGTAGGCTGTGGTGTTATTCAAAATGCCCATATTGAAGCAACAAGCAAAGTAATGAAAAATATTAAAACCGTACGATTATATGATGTAAGCGAGGAACGAGCAGAGAAATTTGCTGCTAAATGGAAACATCTTGGATATAAGTTTGAGATTTGTAGTGATGTGGAAGCGGCAGTAGCACAGTCGGATATCGTATATACAGCAACAAACGTCAATCTGGGAAATGAATATATTCCTAAAGAATGGATAAAGAAAGGTTCTTTCCACTCTGGTGTTTCTATGTGGGATCATAAAAACGAAGCTATTTTAGAAGGCTTTAATAAATATTGTATGGACTATAAACTCCGCTTAAAAGATGATAAATATCCTTTATCGGAATTAACCAAGTCCGGCCAATTGGACCAGAACGATATCATTGAATTGGGAGAAGTGATCAAAGGAGATAAGATCTGCCGGGAAAATGAGGATGACAGTATCTTCTTTGTAACATTGGGTATTTGTGCAACAGATACGGCGAACAGCTATCGGATTTATCAAAATGCGAAGGAACGTGGATTGGGTACTGGAGTGAAATTGTGGTCTGAACCTGCAATGTAA
- the pruA gene encoding L-glutamate gamma-semialdehyde dehydrogenase: MPVAPFKNDAPTDWGNPENKEELNSSLEFVKTELGKEYPLVIGGREISTEHKLASYNPALHNEVVGYVCQAGKDDIETAITAARKAYESWSSATFQERALHLFKAAEIMKRRKAELIAWQVYEAGKNWTEADGEINEATDFLEMYGRNAIKLEQGQELVSLPGIENRLEYKPLGVGAIISPWNFPLAIVTGMTVSAIVTGNTVLLKPASLTPVVAAKFMEIMHEADIPDGVINFVPGSSGEMGDYMVAHRDINFVSFTGSKEVGLRIDEVAHTRIPDQRWIKRVVAEMGGKNGVVVDESADLDAAADGIVTSAFGYQGQKCSAGSRAIIHENVYDVMVNKIIERTQALQVGSGNENNAIGPVIDEKAFKKINEYVEIGKNEGILVCGGDSDDTEGYYITPTVIKDVTPESRIMKEEIFGPVLAICKVANVEEGVEVYNNTEFGLTGALYTNKRDQIMYARQKMDCGNLFFNGKCTGALVGVQPFGGYYMSGTGSKTGCMDYLLNFVQAKTCAENF; encoded by the coding sequence GTGCCTGTTGCACCATTCAAAAATGACGCACCAACAGATTGGGGAAACCCCGAAAATAAGGAAGAATTAAATAGCAGTCTAGAATTTGTTAAAACAGAATTGGGCAAAGAATATCCTTTAGTTATTGGAGGAAGGGAAATTTCTACTGAACATAAGCTGGCTTCATACAATCCGGCCTTGCATAATGAAGTGGTAGGCTATGTGTGCCAAGCTGGTAAAGATGATATTGAAACAGCGATAACGGCTGCTCGAAAAGCATATGAAAGCTGGAGTTCCGCGACTTTTCAGGAACGTGCACTCCATTTATTCAAAGCTGCGGAGATTATGAAGCGTCGTAAGGCCGAATTGATCGCATGGCAGGTATACGAAGCAGGTAAGAATTGGACAGAAGCCGATGGTGAGATCAATGAAGCAACTGATTTTCTGGAAATGTATGGGCGTAATGCGATAAAGCTTGAACAAGGACAAGAGCTTGTATCATTACCGGGGATTGAAAATCGTCTCGAGTATAAACCGCTTGGGGTGGGCGCCATTATTTCTCCGTGGAATTTCCCACTGGCGATTGTAACCGGTATGACGGTATCTGCCATAGTTACTGGTAATACCGTATTGTTGAAACCAGCTTCCTTGACACCGGTTGTGGCAGCAAAATTTATGGAAATTATGCATGAAGCAGATATTCCTGACGGTGTTATCAATTTTGTCCCGGGATCATCTGGTGAAATGGGTGATTACATGGTAGCACATCGGGATATTAACTTCGTCTCGTTTACCGGATCCAAAGAAGTGGGACTACGCATTGATGAAGTGGCACATACCAGAATACCAGACCAGCGCTGGATTAAACGTGTAGTCGCGGAAATGGGCGGTAAGAACGGCGTTGTTGTTGATGAGTCAGCAGATCTTGATGCCGCTGCCGATGGAATTGTTACGTCAGCATTTGGTTATCAGGGACAAAAGTGTTCTGCCGGTTCCAGGGCGATTATTCACGAAAACGTTTATGATGTGATGGTTAATAAAATTATCGAGCGAACGCAAGCGCTTCAAGTTGGATCTGGAAATGAAAACAATGCGATTGGCCCAGTAATTGATGAAAAAGCATTTAAGAAAATTAATGAATATGTTGAGATTGGAAAAAACGAAGGCATATTGGTTTGTGGGGGAGACAGTGATGATACGGAAGGTTACTATATTACACCTACCGTAATAAAAGATGTGACACCAGAATCACGTATTATGAAAGAAGAAATTTTCGGACCGGTGCTTGCAATCTGTAAAGTAGCAAATGTCGAAGAGGGCGTGGAAGTATATAACAACACCGAGTTTGGATTGACAGGGGCCTTATATACGAATAAGCGCGATCAAATCATGTATGCTCGTCAAAAAATGGATTGTGGTAATTTGTTTTTTAATGGTAAATGTACAGGAGCATTAGTAGGAGTACAGCCGTTTGGCGGTTATTACATGTCGGGGACAGGTTCAAAGACGGGTTGTATGGACTATCTATTAAACTTTGTGCAAGCTAAAACGTGTGCTGAAAACTTTTGA
- a CDS encoding aromatic ring-hydroxylating oxygenase subunit alpha codes for MKSIEGGFPSYAKFETTAPGSDYYDPVHFQKELDKIWFKTWLLAGREEEIPNNGDYTTVQIAHENFIVTRGSDGQVHSYYNVCRHRGSRLCTAESGHFSRGNIICPYHSWMYSGDTGELTKAPNISDEDEGFDKNYHSLAKIKTETWDGFIWINADPDAPSLQESFNLPESWSIYENYQMHRLKLGKTGTYNVKANWKLLMDNAEECYHCGTIHPELSRATPPMQPRQWVDDQVPDTKVIKHVGGMELRPGFERVNIDGEAYRPVFPGLTEEEERKISYLHIFPHSYICMASDYVFIAAIYPVKADESVVKGYWLFDPDVLASDDSHIQDAVEFWDATCQEDWQACALAQEGNQSRSYKDGGTLTPIDWRVADFKKYVQNELKNN; via the coding sequence ATGAAATCAATTGAAGGCGGCTTTCCAAGTTACGCGAAGTTTGAAACTACGGCTCCAGGAAGTGATTATTATGATCCGGTTCATTTTCAAAAAGAGCTAGATAAAATTTGGTTTAAGACATGGTTACTTGCAGGAAGAGAAGAAGAAATTCCGAATAACGGGGACTACACTACGGTTCAGATTGCCCATGAGAATTTCATTGTCACCCGTGGATCAGATGGTCAGGTCCATTCTTACTATAATGTATGTCGGCATCGCGGTTCCCGCTTATGTACTGCAGAGTCAGGGCACTTCAGCAGAGGAAATATCATTTGTCCATATCATAGTTGGATGTACAGCGGGGATACCGGTGAATTGACAAAAGCGCCAAATATCTCAGACGAAGATGAAGGTTTTGATAAAAACTACCATTCTCTGGCAAAAATAAAAACAGAAACATGGGATGGATTTATTTGGATTAATGCTGACCCGGATGCTCCTTCACTACAAGAAAGCTTCAATCTGCCAGAATCATGGTCAATTTATGAAAATTATCAAATGCACAGACTGAAACTGGGAAAAACAGGAACCTATAACGTAAAAGCAAATTGGAAGTTACTAATGGACAATGCAGAGGAATGCTATCATTGCGGTACCATCCATCCGGAATTAAGCCGTGCCACCCCGCCAATGCAGCCCAGACAATGGGTTGACGATCAGGTGCCAGATACAAAGGTTATTAAACATGTTGGCGGTATGGAGTTACGACCTGGATTCGAGCGCGTAAATATAGACGGGGAAGCTTACCGTCCTGTTTTTCCGGGACTAACGGAAGAAGAAGAGCGTAAGATTTCCTATCTGCACATTTTCCCGCATTCCTATATCTGCATGGCTTCTGACTATGTGTTTATTGCGGCAATATATCCAGTTAAAGCAGACGAATCAGTGGTTAAGGGATACTGGTTGTTTGATCCAGATGTTTTGGCTAGTGATGATTCCCATATCCAAGATGCAGTTGAATTCTGGGATGCAACTTGTCAGGAAGATTGGCAAGCATGTGCACTCGCGCAGGAGGGAAATCAGTCAAGGTCATATAAAGACGGCGGTACTCTGACGCCAATCGATTGGCGAGTGGCAGACTTTAAGAAGTATGTGCAAAATGAACTTAAAAACAATTAA
- a CDS encoding Rieske (2Fe-2S) protein, whose amino-acid sequence MMNQAGSLQLEDSKYTFVAPSDSVKEGEMIEVSIGKETVVVARVHGSVHAVDGICTHAYSELVDGELEDHCLYCPLHFACFDIRNGSVVEGPADEPLSVYSVMEQDGSIWVKG is encoded by the coding sequence ATGATGAATCAGGCAGGGAGTCTTCAATTAGAGGATAGTAAGTACACTTTTGTGGCACCTAGTGATTCAGTGAAAGAAGGTGAAATGATCGAAGTGTCCATTGGTAAAGAAACCGTTGTGGTGGCACGTGTGCATGGATCTGTACACGCGGTAGATGGTATATGTACGCATGCTTACTCCGAGTTAGTGGATGGTGAGTTGGAGGACCATTGTTTGTATTGTCCACTACACTTCGCCTGTTTTGATATCCGGAATGGTTCCGTAGTAGAAGGCCCTGCTGATGAACCTTTGTCTGTGTATAGTGTAATGGAACAGGATGGTTCCATATGGGTCAAAGGCTAG